AGCTGCTGAAAATTAAACCAGCCGCTGTTCGACCCGCTTACTTGTGAATGGGTTAATAGTGCTGTTTCGTGATCTATCGCAATAGGTGAGCCAGCTGCCTCTGCAAGTAACTGCGCATGGCACGCACGATCCATTGCGATAAACCAATACGCCGCTTCATCTACACTTGTTCCCACAGTAAGCAAGCCATGATTTTTTAAAATAACAGCCTTGTACTGTTTAAGTGCAGCCGCAATCCTTTCCCCTTCACTTTGATCTAAAACTACGCCTCTAAAGTCATCAAATAAACCGTGGTCCTGATAAAAGGCGCATGAATCCTGTGTGATTGGATCTAATAACCGGCCTAGCGAGGACCATGCTTTTCCATAAAGAGAATGAGAATGTGCCGCTGCTATTACGTCGGGACGCGCCTGATGAATTTGTGAAT
The genomic region above belongs to Domibacillus sp. DTU_2020_1001157_1_SI_ALB_TIR_016 and contains:
- a CDS encoding class II aldolase/adducin family protein, whose amino-acid sequence is MSTKTQSIFQQPVFNNVEEERQHRKERLAGAFRIFNQFGFNEGVAGHITVRDPEKTDHYWVNPLGVHFASMKVSDLHLVNHKGEVVEGNLPINQAAIAIHSQIHQARPDVIAAAHSHSLYGKAWSSLGRLLDPITQDSCAFYQDHGLFDDFRGVVLDQSEGERIAAALKQYKAVILKNHGLLTVGTSVDEAAYWFIAMDRACHAQLLAEAAGSPIAIDHETALLTHSQVSGSNSGWFNFQQLWLKLVEDEPEVLN